One stretch of Variovorax sp. 54 DNA includes these proteins:
- a CDS encoding MarR family winged helix-turn-helix transcriptional regulator — protein MDLEARAHSEHPEALRLWLRMLTCTQLVEKQVRNGLRAQFATTLPRFDLMSQLERSPDGLKMNELSRRMMVTGGNVTGITDQLVTEGLVERINVEGDRRAWRVRLTPRGRKLFNEMAQQHEDWIVEAFSSLAPKEIAQLHKLLGKVKQHSHSSQLAETA, from the coding sequence ATGGACCTCGAAGCACGCGCCCACAGCGAGCACCCCGAGGCGCTGCGCCTCTGGCTGCGCATGCTGACCTGCACGCAGCTGGTGGAAAAGCAGGTGCGCAACGGACTGCGTGCGCAGTTCGCCACCACGCTGCCGCGCTTCGATCTCATGTCGCAACTCGAGCGCTCGCCCGACGGCCTGAAGATGAACGAGCTCTCGCGCCGCATGATGGTCACGGGTGGCAACGTCACCGGCATCACCGACCAGCTCGTGACCGAAGGGCTGGTGGAGCGCATCAACGTCGAAGGCGACCGCCGCGCCTGGCGCGTGCGCCTCACACCGCGCGGACGCAAGCTCTTCAACGAGATGGCGCAGCAGCACGAAGACTGGATCGTCGAGGCTTTTTCAAGCCTCGCCCCCAAGGAGATCGCGCAGCTTCACAAGCTGCTCGGCAAGGTCAAGCAACATTCACACAGCAGCCAATTGGCGGAGACCGCATGA
- a CDS encoding enoyl-CoA hydratase family protein, whose protein sequence is MKHYIGASNPMRAQFEPKADYKAEHFAWRFEAGVGTITLNRPERKNPLTFDSYAELRDLFRALTYATDVKVIVITGAGGNFCSGGDVHEIIGPLTGMRMPELLEFTRMTGDLVKAIRNCPQPIVGAIDGVCAGAGAMIALACDLRYGTPATRTAFLFTRVGLAGADMGACALLPRVIGQGRASELLFTGRAMTAEEGQAWGFFNALHDSASLLDAATKVARDLAEGPSFAHGMTKTMLAQEWSMTIDQAIEAEAQAQAICMQTEDFKRAYEAFAAKRKPVFGGD, encoded by the coding sequence ATGAAGCACTACATCGGCGCAAGCAATCCCATGCGCGCGCAATTCGAACCCAAGGCCGACTACAAGGCCGAGCACTTTGCCTGGCGTTTCGAGGCCGGCGTCGGCACCATCACGCTGAACCGCCCCGAGCGCAAGAACCCGCTGACCTTCGACTCGTACGCCGAGCTGCGCGACCTGTTCCGCGCGCTGACCTACGCGACCGACGTGAAGGTGATCGTCATCACCGGCGCCGGCGGCAACTTCTGCTCGGGCGGCGACGTGCATGAAATCATCGGCCCGCTCACCGGCATGCGCATGCCCGAGTTGCTCGAGTTCACGCGCATGACGGGTGACCTCGTGAAGGCCATTCGCAACTGCCCGCAGCCCATCGTCGGTGCCATCGACGGTGTGTGCGCCGGCGCCGGCGCGATGATCGCGCTGGCCTGCGACCTGCGCTACGGCACGCCCGCCACGCGCACCGCGTTCCTCTTCACCCGCGTGGGTCTGGCCGGCGCCGACATGGGCGCCTGCGCACTGCTGCCGCGCGTGATCGGCCAGGGCCGCGCTTCGGAGCTGCTGTTCACCGGCCGCGCCATGACCGCCGAAGAAGGCCAGGCCTGGGGCTTCTTCAACGCACTGCACGACAGCGCCTCGCTGCTCGACGCCGCCACCAAGGTGGCGCGCGACCTGGCCGAAGGCCCGAGCTTCGCGCACGGCATGACCAAGACCATGCTCGCGCAAGAGTGGTCGATGACCATCGACCAGGCCATCGAGGCCGAAGCGCAGGCGCAGGCGATCTGCATGCAGACCGAAGACTTCAAACGCGCCTACGAGGCCTTCGCGGCCAAGCGCAAGCCGGTGTTCGGCGGAGACTGA
- a CDS encoding acyl-CoA dehydrogenase family protein: protein MMTKIPAPPSTAHLALPFFDDAHRALANDLLPWCAAQEIDERDDRAACREWVRRLGDAGWLRYAVPGSAGGALERLDSRALVLLRETLGYHSPLADFAFAMQGLGSGAITLDGTPEQQSQYLTAVGQGKKIAAFALSEPEAGSDVAAMAMRAEPTADGWCLNGEKTWISNGGIADFYCVFAKTDPTAGTRGITVFIVDATTPGLDTSAHIDVMAPHPLATLRFDNCIVPRTAQLGTLNGGFKLAMRTLDIFRASVAAAALGMGRRALAEAIAHAKGRRMFGQTLADFQLTQAKLGEMAALIDSAALLTYRAAWMRDDAERRGAPAVGDVSAAAAMAKMCATENASRVIDMALQMHGGLGVKVGTKIESLYRDIRSLRIYEGATEVQQLIIGKSVLRG from the coding sequence ATGATGACCAAGATCCCCGCCCCACCTTCGACCGCGCACCTCGCGCTGCCGTTCTTCGACGACGCGCACCGCGCGCTCGCCAACGACCTGCTGCCCTGGTGCGCCGCCCAGGAGATCGATGAGCGCGACGACCGCGCCGCCTGCCGCGAGTGGGTGCGCCGTCTCGGCGACGCCGGCTGGCTGCGCTACGCGGTGCCCGGCAGTGCCGGCGGCGCGCTCGAACGCCTCGATTCGCGCGCGCTCGTGCTGCTGCGCGAAACGCTCGGCTACCACTCGCCACTGGCCGACTTCGCGTTCGCGATGCAAGGCCTGGGCAGTGGCGCGATCACGCTGGACGGCACGCCCGAGCAGCAGTCGCAGTACCTCACAGCCGTGGGCCAGGGCAAGAAGATCGCGGCTTTCGCGCTCAGCGAACCCGAGGCCGGCTCCGACGTGGCAGCGATGGCGATGCGCGCCGAGCCCACCGCCGACGGCTGGTGCCTGAACGGCGAGAAGACCTGGATCAGCAACGGCGGCATCGCCGACTTCTACTGCGTGTTCGCGAAGACCGATCCCACGGCTGGCACGCGCGGCATCACGGTGTTCATCGTCGACGCGACGACGCCGGGGCTCGACACCTCGGCCCACATCGACGTGATGGCGCCGCACCCGCTGGCCACCTTGCGCTTCGACAACTGCATCGTGCCGCGCACGGCGCAGCTGGGCACGCTGAACGGCGGCTTCAAGCTCGCGATGCGCACGCTCGACATCTTCCGCGCGTCGGTGGCTGCCGCCGCACTCGGCATGGGACGCCGTGCACTGGCCGAAGCCATCGCGCATGCCAAGGGCCGCCGCATGTTCGGCCAGACGCTGGCCGACTTCCAGCTCACGCAGGCCAAGCTCGGCGAGATGGCCGCGCTGATCGACAGCGCCGCGCTGCTGACCTACCGCGCCGCGTGGATGCGCGACGACGCCGAGCGCCGTGGCGCGCCGGCGGTCGGCGATGTGTCGGCGGCTGCCGCCATGGCCAAGATGTGCGCCACCGAGAACGCGAGCCGCGTGATCGACATGGCGCTGCAGATGCATGGGGGCCTCGGCGTGAAGGTCGGCACCAAGATCGAAAGCCTGTACCGGGACATCCGCTCGCTGCGCATTTACGAAGGCGCGACGGAAGTCCAGCAACTGATCATCGGCAAATCCGTTTTGCGGGGGTGA
- a CDS encoding AMP-binding protein: MSAQVDRFVHDRLPPAAQLPVFRYDLPELQFPDQLNLVEELLDKAVAKGFGDRPMLRSPAGVLTYAQAGVEVNRIAQVLVEDLGLVPGNRVLLRGGNSVWMALSWLAVVKAGLIAVATMPLLRAKELGEIIEKAQPVAALCEGRLLEELVTAQQAHPVLATVIAFNQPDAPDSLSARAAGKSGVFPACPTAADDIALLAFTSGTTGKPKAPVTTHRDVVAMCQTWPRHVLRARSDDIVVGTPPLAFTFGLGGLLIFPMWAGASVYFPDGSFSPEALVKLINEVGATLCYTAPTFYRQMAPFVRQHGAPSLRICVSAGEALPDATRQLWKDTTGIEMLDGIGGTEVFHIYISAAGDDVRRGAVGKAVPGFTAKVVDDQGNEVPRGTVGKLALQGPVGCRYLDDARQADYVKNGWNYPGDSFVQDDDGYFFYQARADDMIITAGYNVGGPEVEDALLKHPAVAECGVIGKPDADRGMIVKAFCVLKPGNTGDAAMAKALQDHVKATIAPFKYPREIEFVTALPRTETGKLQRFKLRQLNSETPSS, encoded by the coding sequence GTGTCTGCCCAAGTCGATCGCTTCGTTCATGACCGCCTGCCGCCTGCTGCGCAGTTGCCGGTCTTTCGCTACGACCTGCCCGAGCTGCAGTTCCCCGACCAGCTGAACCTGGTCGAGGAGCTGCTGGACAAGGCGGTCGCCAAGGGCTTCGGCGACCGGCCGATGCTGCGCTCGCCCGCCGGCGTGCTCACCTACGCCCAGGCGGGCGTCGAGGTGAACCGCATCGCCCAGGTGCTGGTCGAGGATCTCGGGCTGGTGCCTGGCAACCGCGTGCTGCTGCGCGGCGGCAACTCGGTGTGGATGGCGCTGTCGTGGCTGGCCGTGGTCAAGGCCGGGCTGATCGCAGTGGCGACGATGCCGCTGCTGCGCGCCAAGGAGCTCGGCGAGATCATCGAGAAAGCGCAGCCCGTGGCCGCGCTGTGCGAAGGCCGCCTGCTCGAGGAGCTGGTGACTGCACAGCAGGCGCACCCGGTGCTCGCTACGGTGATTGCCTTCAACCAACCTGATGCCCCGGATTCACTGTCGGCACGCGCGGCCGGCAAAAGCGGCGTGTTCCCCGCCTGCCCCACGGCGGCCGACGACATCGCGCTGCTCGCCTTCACCTCCGGCACCACGGGCAAGCCCAAGGCGCCCGTCACCACGCACCGCGACGTGGTCGCCATGTGCCAGACCTGGCCGCGCCACGTGCTGCGCGCGCGCAGCGACGACATCGTGGTCGGCACGCCGCCGCTGGCCTTCACCTTCGGGCTCGGCGGTCTGCTGATCTTCCCGATGTGGGCCGGTGCGTCGGTGTACTTCCCGGACGGATCGTTCTCGCCCGAAGCGCTCGTGAAACTCATCAACGAGGTCGGCGCGACCCTCTGCTACACCGCGCCCACCTTCTATCGCCAGATGGCGCCCTTCGTCCGGCAGCACGGAGCGCCAAGCCTGCGCATCTGCGTGAGCGCAGGCGAGGCGCTTCCCGACGCCACGCGCCAACTCTGGAAGGACACCACTGGCATCGAGATGCTCGACGGCATCGGCGGCACCGAGGTGTTCCACATCTACATCTCGGCCGCCGGCGACGACGTGCGCCGCGGCGCCGTCGGCAAGGCGGTGCCGGGGTTCACGGCGAAGGTGGTCGACGACCAGGGCAACGAAGTGCCGCGCGGCACGGTCGGCAAGCTGGCGCTGCAAGGGCCGGTCGGCTGCCGCTACCTCGACGACGCGCGCCAGGCCGACTACGTGAAGAACGGCTGGAACTACCCCGGCGACTCGTTCGTGCAGGATGATGACGGCTACTTCTTCTATCAGGCGCGTGCGGACGACATGATCATCACGGCCGGCTACAACGTCGGCGGCCCGGAAGTGGAAGACGCGCTGCTCAAGCACCCGGCCGTGGCCGAGTGCGGCGTGATCGGCAAGCCCGACGCCGACCGCGGCATGATCGTGAAAGCCTTCTGCGTGCTCAAGCCCGGCAACACCGGCGATGCAGCGATGGCGAAGGCGCTTCAGGACCACGTGAAAGCCACCATCGCCCCCTTCAAGTACCCGCGGGAGATCGAGTTCGTGACGGCGCTGCCGCGCACCGAAACCGGCAAACTCCAGCGCTTCAAATTGAGACAACTCAACAGCGAGACACCATCATCATGA
- a CDS encoding RidA family protein produces MTNKLIQPPGWLPPKGYANGIAARGTQVFVGGQIGWNAQQQFESDDFIDQCGQALRNIAEVLREAGAGPEHMVRMTWYVTDRDEYSRRLSELGPVYRDALGRNFPAMTCVQVAALVEHRAKVEIEVTAVIPD; encoded by the coding sequence ATGACGAACAAACTCATTCAGCCTCCCGGCTGGCTGCCCCCGAAGGGCTATGCAAACGGCATCGCCGCGCGCGGCACGCAAGTGTTCGTCGGCGGCCAGATCGGCTGGAATGCCCAGCAGCAGTTCGAATCCGACGACTTCATCGACCAGTGCGGCCAGGCGCTGCGCAACATCGCCGAGGTGCTGCGCGAAGCCGGCGCCGGCCCCGAGCACATGGTGCGCATGACCTGGTACGTGACGGACCGCGACGAGTACAGCCGTCGCCTGTCCGAGCTCGGCCCGGTCTACCGCGACGCGCTGGGCCGCAACTTCCCGGCCATGACCTGCGTGCAGGTGGCGGCGCTGGTGGAGCACCGCGCGAAGGTGGAGATCGAGGTCACGGCGGTCATTCCGGACTGA
- the rplQ gene encoding 50S ribosomal protein L17, giving the protein MRHGHGLRKLNRTSSHRLAMLQNMMNSLIEHEVIKTTVPKAKELRRVIEPMITLAKKPTLANKRLAFDRLRSRDSVVKLFGELGPRFAARPGGYTRILKMGFRVGDNAPMALVELVDRAEIKDAGAEQNAAE; this is encoded by the coding sequence ATGCGTCACGGACACGGACTTCGCAAACTCAACCGCACCAGCTCGCACCGCCTTGCGATGCTGCAGAACATGATGAATTCGCTCATCGAGCACGAAGTCATCAAGACCACGGTCCCCAAGGCCAAGGAACTGCGCCGCGTCATCGAACCGATGATCACGCTCGCCAAGAAGCCCACGCTCGCCAATAAGCGCCTGGCCTTCGACCGCCTGCGCAGCCGCGACAGCGTCGTCAAGCTCTTCGGCGAACTCGGCCCGCGTTTCGCAGCGCGTCCGGGCGGCTACACCCGCATCCTGAAGATGGGTTTCCGCGTGGGCGACAATGCCCCGATGGCGCTCGTCGAACTGGTCGACCGTGCTGAAATTAAAGATGCTGGCGCTGAGCAAAACGCCGCTGAATAA
- a CDS encoding DNA-directed RNA polymerase subunit alpha, translating to MQTTLLKPKTIQVEQLAANKAKVTLEPFERGYGHTLGNALRRVLLSSMVGYSATEVTIAGVLHEYSSIDGVQEDVVNILLNLKGVVFKLHNRDEVTLSLRKDGEGPVLASDIQTPHDVEIINPDHVIAHLSQGGKLDMQIKVEKGRGYVPGTMRRYADEPTKSIGRIVLDASFSPVKRVSYTVESARVEQRTDLDKLLVEIETNGAISAEDAVRASAKILVEQLAVFAQLEGGELAAFDAPAPRSAQQFDPILLRPVDELELTVRSANCLKAENIYYIGDLIQRTENELLKTPNLGRKSLNEIKEVLASRGLTLGMKLESWPPAGLDKR from the coding sequence ATGCAAACCACCCTGCTGAAACCCAAGACCATCCAGGTCGAGCAACTTGCCGCCAACAAGGCCAAGGTCACGCTCGAACCTTTCGAGCGCGGCTACGGCCACACGCTCGGCAACGCGCTGCGTCGCGTTCTGCTGTCGTCCATGGTCGGCTACTCGGCCACCGAAGTCACGATCGCTGGCGTTCTGCATGAGTACTCGTCGATCGACGGCGTGCAGGAAGATGTCGTCAACATCCTGCTGAATCTCAAGGGCGTGGTGTTCAAGCTCCACAACCGCGACGAAGTCACGCTGAGCCTGCGCAAGGACGGCGAAGGCCCGGTCCTCGCATCGGACATCCAGACCCCGCACGACGTCGAGATCATCAACCCTGACCACGTGATCGCGCACCTGTCGCAAGGCGGCAAGCTCGACATGCAGATCAAGGTCGAAAAGGGTCGCGGCTATGTGCCCGGCACGATGCGCCGCTACGCTGACGAGCCGACCAAGTCGATCGGCCGTATCGTTCTGGACGCGTCGTTCTCGCCCGTCAAGCGCGTGAGCTACACCGTCGAAAGCGCCCGTGTCGAACAGCGTACCGACCTGGACAAGCTGCTGGTCGAGATCGAGACCAACGGTGCGATCAGCGCCGAAGATGCGGTTCGCGCATCGGCTAAAATCCTGGTTGAACAGCTCGCCGTGTTTGCGCAGCTCGAAGGCGGCGAACTCGCTGCATTCGATGCACCCGCACCGCGCAGCGCCCAGCAATTCGATCCGATCCTGCTGCGCCCTGTCGACGAACTCGAACTGACGGTGCGTTCGGCCAACTGCCTGAAGGCCGAAAACATCTACTACATCGGTGACCTGATCCAGCGCACCGAAAACGAGCTGCTCAAGACCCCGAACCTGGGTCGCAAGTCGCTCAACGAAATCAAGGAAGTCCTCGCTTCGCGCGGTCTGACCCTTGGTATGAAGCTTGAAAGCTGGCCGCCGGCCGGTCTCGACAAGCGTTGA
- the rpsD gene encoding 30S ribosomal protein S4 codes for MARYLGPKAKLSRREGTDLFLKSARRSIQDKAKFDSKPGQHGRTSGQRTSDYGLQLREKQKVKRMYGVLEKQFRRYFEEADRRRGNTGANLLFILESRLDNVVYRMGFGSTRAEARQLVSHKAITVNGQSVNIPSYLVKTGDVIAVREKSKKQNRIVEALQLAQQVGMPAWVDVNADKAEGTFKKVPDRDEFAADINESLIVELYSR; via the coding sequence GTGGCACGTTACCTCGGCCCCAAGGCCAAACTTTCCCGCCGTGAAGGCACCGACCTGTTCCTGAAGAGCGCCCGCCGTTCGATCCAGGACAAGGCCAAGTTCGACTCCAAGCCCGGCCAGCACGGTCGCACCTCGGGTCAGCGCACCTCCGACTACGGTCTGCAGCTGCGTGAGAAGCAGAAGGTCAAGCGCATGTACGGCGTGCTCGAGAAGCAGTTCCGCCGCTACTTCGAAGAAGCCGATCGCCGCCGTGGCAACACCGGCGCCAACCTGCTGTTCATCCTTGAGTCGCGCCTGGACAACGTGGTCTACCGCATGGGCTTCGGCTCGACGCGCGCCGAAGCACGCCAGCTCGTGTCGCACAAGGCGATCACCGTGAACGGCCAGTCGGTCAACATCCCGTCGTACCTGGTCAAGACCGGTGACGTGATCGCCGTGCGCGAAAAGTCGAAGAAGCAGAACCGCATTGTCGAAGCGCTGCAACTCGCCCAACAAGTCGGCATGCCGGCATGGGTCGATGTGAACGCCGACAAGGCCGAAGGCACCTTCAAGAAGGTCCCGGATCGCGACGAATTCGCAGCCGACATCAACGAATCGCTGATCGTCGAACTGTATTCGCGTTGA
- the rpsK gene encoding 30S ribosomal protein S11: MAKAPANNAAQRVRKKVRKNVADGIAHVHASFNNTIITITDRQGNALSWASSGGQGFKGSRKSTPFAAQVASEVAGRAAVEQGIKNLDVEIKGPGPGRESSVRALAALGIRINSIADVTPVPHNGCRPQKRRRI; the protein is encoded by the coding sequence ATGGCTAAAGCACCTGCAAACAACGCCGCACAGCGCGTTCGCAAGAAGGTTCGCAAGAACGTTGCGGACGGTATCGCCCACGTGCATGCCTCGTTCAACAACACCATCATCACGATCACCGATCGCCAGGGCAACGCCCTGTCGTGGGCTTCGTCGGGTGGCCAGGGCTTCAAGGGCTCGCGCAAGTCGACCCCGTTCGCTGCGCAGGTCGCTTCCGAAGTGGCCGGCCGTGCTGCTGTCGAACAAGGTATCAAGAACCTCGACGTCGAGATCAAGGGCCCCGGTCCTGGTCGCGAGTCGTCGGTGCGCGCCCTGGCTGCGCTCGGCATCCGGATCAATTCCATTGCCGACGTGACGCCGGTTCCGCACAACGGCTGCCGTCCCCAGAAGCGTCGCCGCATCTGA
- the rpsM gene encoding 30S ribosomal protein S13 translates to MARIAGINIPPHKHAEIGLTAIFGIGRTRARQICEASGIEYSKKIKDLTDADLEKIRDQIALFTIEGDLRRETTMNIKRLMDIGCYRGFRHRRGLPMRGQRTRTNARTRKGPRKAAQSLKK, encoded by the coding sequence ATGGCACGTATTGCTGGCATCAACATCCCGCCGCACAAGCACGCTGAAATCGGCCTGACCGCCATTTTCGGTATCGGTCGCACCCGCGCCCGTCAAATCTGCGAAGCGAGCGGCATCGAATATTCGAAGAAGATCAAGGATCTGACCGACGCTGATCTCGAAAAGATCCGCGACCAGATCGCTCTGTTCACGATCGAAGGCGATCTGCGTCGCGAGACGACGATGAACATCAAGCGTTTGATGGACATCGGCTGCTATCGCGGCTTCCGTCACCGTCGCGGCCTGCCGATGCGCGGCCAGCGCACGCGCACCAACGCCCGCACCCGCAAGGGTCCGCGCAAGGCTGCGCAGTCCCTGAAGAAATAA
- the rpmJ gene encoding 50S ribosomal protein L36 has translation MRVSASVKTICRNCKVIRRKGVVRVICTDPRHKQRQG, from the coding sequence ATGAGAGTTTCGGCTTCGGTCAAAACCATCTGCCGTAATTGCAAGGTCATCCGCCGTAAAGGTGTGGTGCGTGTGATTTGCACCGACCCGCGCCACAAGCAGCGCCAGGGTTGA
- the secY gene encoding preprotein translocase subunit SecY: MATNAATIAKTGKFGDLRRRLVFLLLALVVYRIGAHIPVPGINPDQLAALFQGQQGGILSLFNMFSGGALSRFTVFALGIMPYISASIIMQLMTYVLPTFEQLKKEGEAGRRKITQYTRYGALGLALFQSFSIAVALESSAGLVIAPGFGFRLTAMVSLTAGSMFLMWLGEQITERGLGNGISILIFAGIAAGLPGAIGGLASLVTTGAMNPIVALFIIAVVVLVTYFVVFVERGQRKILVNYARRQVGNKVYGGQSSHLPLKLNMAGVIPPIFASSIILLPATVVGWFSAGDGGFRWIKDIASALRPGEPIYVLLYAAAIVFFCFFYTALVFNSKETADNLKKSGAFIPGIRPGDQTARYIDKILVRLTLAGAVYITFVCLLPEFLILKYNVPFYFGGTSLLIIVVVTMDFMAQVQNYMMSQQYESLLKKANFKTS, from the coding sequence GTGGCAACTAACGCGGCAACGATCGCAAAAACGGGCAAGTTCGGCGACCTCCGTCGTCGGCTCGTCTTTTTGCTGCTCGCGCTCGTGGTCTATCGGATTGGCGCGCACATTCCTGTGCCGGGTATCAACCCGGACCAGCTGGCAGCGTTGTTCCAGGGCCAGCAGGGCGGCATTCTGAGCCTGTTCAACATGTTCTCGGGCGGGGCGCTGTCGCGTTTCACCGTGTTCGCGTTGGGGATCATGCCGTACATCTCGGCGTCGATCATCATGCAGCTGATGACCTACGTGCTTCCTACCTTCGAGCAATTGAAGAAGGAAGGCGAGGCCGGTCGCCGCAAGATCACGCAGTACACGCGCTATGGCGCGCTCGGCCTGGCTCTGTTCCAGTCGTTCAGCATCGCAGTGGCCCTCGAATCGTCGGCTGGTCTGGTGATCGCCCCCGGTTTCGGCTTCCGCCTGACCGCCATGGTGAGCCTGACCGCTGGTTCGATGTTCCTGATGTGGCTCGGCGAGCAGATCACCGAACGCGGCCTGGGCAACGGCATCTCGATCCTGATCTTTGCAGGTATCGCGGCCGGTCTCCCGGGTGCCATCGGTGGCCTGGCTTCGCTGGTGACGACCGGTGCGATGAACCCCATCGTCGCGCTCTTCATCATCGCTGTCGTGGTGCTGGTCACTTACTTCGTGGTGTTCGTGGAACGCGGTCAGCGCAAGATCCTCGTGAACTATGCGCGGCGCCAGGTTGGCAACAAGGTCTACGGCGGTCAGTCGTCGCACCTGCCCCTGAAGCTGAACATGGCCGGTGTGATTCCTCCGATCTTCGCGTCGTCGATCATTCTGCTGCCGGCAACGGTGGTGGGCTGGTTCAGCGCTGGTGACGGTGGCTTCCGCTGGATCAAGGACATCGCCAGCGCATTGCGTCCGGGCGAGCCGATCTACGTGCTGCTGTACGCTGCTGCGATCGTTTTCTTCTGCTTCTTCTACACGGCACTCGTGTTCAACAGCAAGGAAACGGCCGATAACCTGAAGAAGAGTGGTGCGTTCATTCCTGGCATTCGCCCGGGTGACCAGACCGCTCGCTATATCGACAAGATTCTGGTTCGCCTGACGTTGGCCGGCGCGGTGTACATCACCTTCGTCTGCCTGCTGCCCGAGTTCCTGATCCTGAAGTACAACGTGCCGTTCTACTTCGGTGGTACCTCCCTGCTGATCATCGTGGTCGTCACGATGGACTTCATGGCCCAGGTGCAAAACTACATGATGTCCCAGCAGTACGAATCGCTGCTGAAGAAGGCTAACTTCAAGACATCGTAG
- the rplO gene encoding 50S ribosomal protein L15, giving the protein MELNGIKPAAGAKHAKRRVGRGIGSGIGKTAGRGHKGQKSRAGGFHKVGFEGGQMPLQRRLPKRGFKSHLLKYNAEVTLTALEQLGLAEVDVLALKQAGLVGQLAKVVKIIKTGELTKAVKLTGVGATAGAKAAIEAAGGSFA; this is encoded by the coding sequence ATGGAACTCAATGGCATCAAGCCGGCAGCTGGCGCCAAGCACGCCAAGCGTCGCGTCGGCCGCGGTATCGGCTCCGGCATCGGCAAGACCGCAGGTCGCGGTCACAAGGGCCAGAAGTCGCGCGCAGGCGGTTTCCACAAGGTCGGCTTCGAAGGCGGTCAAATGCCGCTGCAGCGTCGCCTGCCGAAGCGTGGCTTCAAGTCGCACCTGCTGAAGTACAACGCCGAAGTCACGCTGACTGCTCTCGAGCAGCTCGGCCTGGCCGAAGTCGATGTCCTGGCACTGAAGCAAGCCGGCCTCGTGGGCCAGCTCGCCAAGGTCGTCAAGATCATCAAGACCGGTGAGCTCACCAAGGCCGTCAAGCTGACGGGCGTGGGTGCGACCGCTGGTGCCAAGGCTGCGATCGAAGCAGCCGGTGGCAGCTTCGCCTGA
- the rpmD gene encoding 50S ribosomal protein L30: MTQQQTLKVQLVKSPIGTKESHRATVRGLGLRKLNSVSELQDTPAVRGMINKISYLVKVL, from the coding sequence ATGACGCAACAACAAACCCTCAAGGTGCAGCTGGTGAAGAGCCCGATCGGCACCAAGGAATCGCATCGCGCGACCGTGCGTGGCCTCGGCCTGCGCAAGCTCAACAGCGTGAGCGAGCTGCAAGACACGCCCGCAGTGCGCGGCATGATCAACAAGATCAGTTATCTGGTCAAAGTTCTGTAA
- the rpsE gene encoding 30S ribosomal protein S5: MAKIQARTQNEGPEDGLREKMIAINRVTKVVKGGRILGFAALTVVGDGEGRVGMGKGKSKEVPAAVQKAMEEARRNLFKAAIKNGTLHHQVQGHHGAARVVMYPAPKGTGIIAGGPMRAVFEVMGITDIVAKSHGSSNPYNMVRATLDGLKNSTTAGNVAAKRGLTVEEIFA; the protein is encoded by the coding sequence ATGGCAAAGATTCAAGCAAGAACGCAGAACGAAGGTCCTGAGGACGGTTTGCGCGAGAAGATGATCGCGATCAACCGCGTCACCAAGGTGGTGAAGGGTGGTCGTATCCTCGGTTTCGCAGCACTGACCGTGGTCGGTGACGGTGAAGGCCGCGTCGGCATGGGCAAGGGCAAGTCGAAGGAAGTGCCTGCTGCCGTGCAGAAGGCAATGGAAGAAGCCCGTCGCAACCTGTTCAAGGCTGCGATCAAGAACGGCACGCTGCACCACCAGGTGCAAGGCCATCATGGTGCCGCCAGAGTCGTGATGTATCCGGCCCCCAAGGGTACCGGCATCATCGCCGGCGGCCCGATGCGCGCCGTGTTCGAAGTCATGGGCATCACCGACATCGTGGCCAAGAGCCATGGTTCGTCGAACCCCTACAACATGGTTCGCGCCACGCTCGACGGGTTGAAGAACTCGACGACGGCCGGCAATGTGGCTGCCAAGCGCGGTCTCACCGTCGAAGAAATCTTCGCCTGA
- the rplR gene encoding 50S ribosomal protein L18 has translation MLTKKAQRLRRSRQTRIRIATQGVARLTVNRTNLHIYATVISDDGTKVIATASTAEAEVRAALGASGKGGNAAAATAIGKRIAEKAKAAGVEKVAFDRAGFAYHGRVKALAEAAREAGLQF, from the coding sequence ATGTTGACCAAAAAAGCACAGCGTCTTCGCCGCTCGCGCCAGACCCGCATCCGCATTGCGACGCAGGGCGTGGCTCGCCTCACGGTGAACCGCACCAACCTGCACATCTATGCCACCGTCATCTCCGACGACGGCACCAAGGTGATCGCAACCGCATCGACCGCCGAAGCCGAAGTGCGCGCAGCACTCGGCGCCTCGGGCAAGGGTGGCAATGCCGCCGCTGCCACCGCCATCGGCAAGCGCATCGCTGAAAAGGCGAAGGCTGCCGGCGTCGAGAAGGTCGCTTTCGATCGCGCAGGTTTCGCCTACCACGGCCGCGTCAAGGCGCTGGCCGAGGCAGCCCGCGAAGCCGGTCTGCAGTTCTAA